TCCCTCAGCACCGGCACCGCTCGTATCCTTTGTCGAGCTGCTTCCGGTTACGCGTTGCTTGTCGTCACACCTCCCTCACTCGTCGAGATGCCCGGTCCGGCCCGCAGGGCCACGTGACCAGCATTCTTCAAGGTTACTATTCTACGCCTGACGCCTCGGCAGGATCGCGCCCGTCATGGCGCTGCAAGCGCGCCACGACATGACGATATCCAAACCTTATTTCGCGTTTTCCTGTCGATCGCATGACGGTCACCCTGGACCATACCGATGACCGACCTCATCCGGGCTTCGGTCGACTCGCTCGAAATCTTTCTCAGTCAACCACTTAAGCCACGGGTGTAGTCCGGTAAACCTAGCCCCTGACCGAATTAGTGTCAAGGTTCTACGCGGCCGGCGGCGGGCAAGCAATTTCTGCGATCGCGACCCCGTGTCCGTTCGAGCTGGCGCAACCCGCGCAGCCGTTGGTAATGCCCGGCATCTGAGAAGAACGCACTGCGGAACCAGTCGCGCAGCTAGATGCCGCGGAAAGAGATAGACCGACGCCCTTGCCGCACTCTTTCAAGCGCAGCGGCGAACAACCAGGCAGGCGGCCTGCCCTTGGGGCGTGACGCTCAGTTTCACGAAGGAATCGCCGGGCGAGGCGTCACTCGCTGTGACCGCATTCACCGGGCATTCCGGATCCGGCGTCTCGTAGTTCAGAATCGGAAACAACTGATTGTTCGCCAACGCCAGGGTCGAAGCGGCCAGCTCGACCATCGCGCTGCCAGCACCCAGGTTTCCAAAGTAGCTCTTGGCCGCCGTGACCGGCACACTGGCCGCGCTCGGCCCGAACACCTCGTGGAGTGCGGCCGCTTCCTCAGCGTCGCAACTACGCGTTCCCAGGCCATGACTGCTGACGTGACCAATCGCAGTCGGTTCGATCTTGGCATCCTGCAGCGCGGACTTCAGGGCATTGCGTAACGCCTGGCCCCGATGAGCCACGCGGTTACGATCGACCACCGACGACGACCCGGCCCCCACCACTTCAGCGTAAATCCGCGCGCCGCGGGCTTTGGCCGACTCGTATTCCTCGAGAATGATCGCGCCGGAACCTTCGCCCAGCACCATCCCCGAGCGATTCAAGTCGAACGGCCGGCTGGCCCGTTCGGGCGTTTGGCCGTTGGGGGCGATTTCCTCCTGCATCACGGCGTGCAACGCCTTCATCGGATGGACCCGC
The Pirellulales bacterium genome window above contains:
- a CDS encoding beta-ketoacyl-[acyl-carrier-protein] synthase family protein, with translation MRRVVITGLGIISPLGNTTETLWDALQGRRSGIAAVSNGHAGLARDFAGVAHCFTGHIDDFGPLEGELKKSIRKGLKVMCRESQMGVAAAQRALHNAQIAAGSYDPERVGVVFGSDYMLTVPDEFIAAMRACAPEHRDFDFSQWAGTGMPKLSPLWLLKYLPNMPASHIAIYNDFRGPNNSLTLRESAANLAVGEALRVIQRGHADCMLAGATGTRVHPMKALHAVMQEEIAPNGQTPERASRPFDLNRSGMVLGEGSGAIILEEYESAKARGARIYAEVVGAGSSSVVDRNRVAHRGQALRNALKSALQDAKIEPTAIGHVSSHGLGTRSCDAEEAAALHEVFGPSAASVPVTAAKSYFGNLGAGSAMVELAASTLALANNQLFPILNYETPDPECPVNAVTASDASPGDSFVKLSVTPQGQAACLVVRRCA